The following proteins are co-located in the Billgrantia tianxiuensis genome:
- the trxA gene encoding thioredoxin, translating into MANNVDVTNANFEQEVLKAEQPVLLKFWAPWCGPCKVMAPVIDEVAEERTASLKVVSINVDDAPEIAAEQGVRGVPTVMLFKSGSKVASLVGAQSKSQLVQFIDQNV; encoded by the coding sequence ATGGCCAATAACGTCGATGTCACCAATGCCAACTTCGAGCAGGAAGTCCTGAAGGCGGAACAACCCGTGCTGCTCAAGTTCTGGGCCCCCTGGTGCGGCCCCTGCAAGGTCATGGCCCCGGTGATCGACGAGGTTGCCGAGGAGCGTACCGCCAGCCTCAAGGTCGTCAGCATCAACGTCGACGATGCCCCCGAGATCGCGGCCGAACAGGGCGTGCGTGGCGTGCCGACCGTCATGCTGTTCAAGTCTGGCTCCAAGGTCGCCTCACTGGTCGGCGCGCAGTCCAAGTCGCAATTGGTGCAGTTCATCGACCAGAACGTCTGA
- a CDS encoding 2Fe-2S iron-sulfur cluster-binding protein: MTTNCTIVLDGERLRGRADEPLVDFLKEQGIDLPHVCYHPSLGALETCDACWVEVDGELKRGCTLKSADGLRVDTRGAHIRAAREEGMDRLLAKHELYCTVCENNNGDCTLHNTMVDMQIPIQRYEFQRKPHEKDTSSPFYTYDPDQCILCGRCVEACQNVEVNETLSIDFSSDNPRVLWDGGKEINDSSCVHCGHCVTVCPCNALMENSMNGKAGPFSAMPWSLKRPMIEIVKKLETTTGAVPVSGLSEIDMHLRQPEIKRTKTVCTYCGVGCSFEMWTRDRHILKVQPVPEAPANGISTCIKGKFAWTSSIARSA; encoded by the coding sequence ATGACGACGAACTGCACGATTGTGCTCGATGGTGAGCGCCTACGGGGCCGGGCCGACGAGCCGCTGGTCGATTTCCTCAAGGAGCAAGGCATCGACCTGCCGCACGTCTGCTATCACCCTTCGCTGGGTGCGCTCGAAACGTGCGATGCTTGCTGGGTCGAGGTCGACGGTGAACTCAAGCGCGGTTGTACGCTGAAGAGTGCCGATGGCCTGAGGGTCGATACCCGCGGCGCGCATATCAGGGCTGCCCGCGAGGAGGGCATGGACCGCCTGCTGGCCAAGCATGAACTCTACTGTACGGTATGCGAGAACAACAACGGCGATTGCACGCTCCACAACACCATGGTGGACATGCAGATCCCCATCCAGCGCTACGAATTTCAGCGCAAGCCCCACGAGAAGGACACCTCGAGCCCTTTCTACACCTACGATCCCGACCAGTGCATCCTGTGTGGACGCTGCGTTGAGGCGTGCCAGAACGTCGAGGTCAACGAGACGCTCTCCATCGACTTCTCAAGCGACAATCCTCGCGTACTGTGGGATGGCGGCAAGGAGATCAATGACTCCAGCTGCGTGCACTGCGGTCACTGTGTCACCGTTTGCCCCTGCAATGCGCTGATGGAGAACAGCATGAACGGTAAGGCGGGGCCGTTCTCCGCCATGCCCTGGTCGCTCAAGCGACCGATGATCGAGATCGTCAAGAAACTCGAGACGACGACGGGAGCAGTGCCGGTATCCGGGCTCTCGGAAATCGACATGCATCTGCGTCAGCCCGAGATCAAGCGTACCAAGACGGTGTGTACATACTGTGGTGTTGGCTGCTCGTTCGAGATGTGGACCCGCGATCGCCATATCCTGAAGGTGCAGCCGGTACCTGAAGCGCCGGCCAACGGTATCTCTACCTGCATCAAGGGCAAGTTTGCCTGGACTTCGTCAATAGCGAGAAGCGCCTGA